GAAAGATGGAAAGTAGAAACCGATTATGACATGTTTAAAAAAAACAAATTATACATTGAAAAATTCAGTGGAAGAAGACTAACCATAATAGAACAAGACTTCTACAGCCACATATTCCTACTAAACCTACTAATAGGAATAAAAAACTATGCAGAACTAAAAAAATAACAAGAAAACCAAAAGAAACAGCAAAATACGCCTACAAATACCACTCCAATATCAACACACTCATCGGAGAAATCAAAGACCAACTACCAAGACTCCTAACAAACAACCAAGACGAAATACAACAAGTAATAAAAGAAATAATGGAAATCGGCTCAAAAGAACTTGTAGCAACGAAAATACTTGCACAAATAAATGCAGAAAGAGATAAAGATAAAAATTGGAATAAAAATTGTAAAACAAGCAAAAGCCAGGGATTTTAAAAATCTGAAAACCTTAACTTGATAGTACTGGAATAAAATAGACTTTGTTGAAATCCTATATTTTACACTTGAAATTTCACATCGACTTTGTTTTTTATGATGTTAAATTCGTGTTTTTCTTGTTTTAGCATATAATTCTTTTTATTTTTTTATACTTGAAATATTACTGAGTATTTTTTAAAAATAAACATTAGTAAGTTATTTATAGTTAAATGTAGAATATATATTATTATGAATCAGAAAAATACACATTCTCCAAGTATACTTAGGTTTTCAGAGCATAAAAGTCTTTTGGATTTTTGCTTTAAAAAGCAGACAAAAAAATTTTTCAAAAAATATAAAAACGCATGTAAAAGTGATATTAAGCATAATGAATTGATAAAATTCATTGAATATTGTTATAGTTATGCTAAAATTGTTTTAAACAAATATTCGTGCAAATATTCTAAGAAATTATACTCTCAACCAGCATTATTCACAATCATTGCTTTAAAGATTTACTTAAAAATAACTTATCGCTAAATAATGGATTTTATATCCTTTTCAGACGCATTAAGAAAATATCTCAAGATTAAAAAGGCTCCAGATTACTCAACAATACAGAAATTCTTTAAAAGAATGCCAACAAACATGTTTGAAAGAATAACAGAACAAATAATTCAACATTTAGAAATTAAACCCACAACACTTGCTCTTGATGGTACAGGATTCACCAATGACTACACAGACAAATATTATGCACAAATAAGGGGCAAAAAACGAAAAAGCTACACAAAATGCCATATTGCAATTGAAGTAGATACAAGAATAATCCTTTACTCACAAGCACTAAAAGGCCCAAAACACGATACAAAATTCGAAATAGCATCAATAAGAAGCTTAAAAAAATATAATATCAAATACATAATAGCAGACAAAGCTTACGATGACAACAAAATAAGAGAATGCATAAACGAAGAAATAAAAGCATCAGACCAAATACCACTCAAATCCAACTTCAAACACGGATGGTACATAAGACTAAGCATAAAAACCTTCGATAAAAAAATATATTCAGGAAGAAACAACGTAGAAAGCGTATTCAGCGTAATTAAAAGAAAATTCTCAGGAACAAACAAAAGCAAAAAAACAAGACAACAAAACAAAGAAACAAGACTCAAAACAGCAGTTTACAACATCGACAGAGTAGTGAAAATTTTAAATTAGGATTTCAACAAGGTCAGTCTCTTTCAAAAACTTGTGTGATTTGAATTTTTACTATTTTTTGAGCCACGAAATTTTTTCGTTTAATTTTTTCTTTATTTTTAATTTAAAAGTAGTAAAATTAATATATAAGGTGGAACTTAAATATTAATATGTCCAATAACAATATTAAAGCTCCATATGAATGTATGGAGTTAAAAGAATATAAACTTTCCGATTTTATTCCAGAGTTTTTTCTGAATTCCGCCAATATGATGATCTTTCTCGATTTGGTTGTGAAAAATATTGCTGATAATCTATATTAGACTGGAAAAAAAGAGGAAAAACTTATTTTTGAAAAATAGAATTAGTATTTTATCCAAGTTGTAAATCAAAAGATGCTGTTAAAAATGGAACTTACGAAAGGAAACTAATCTTTTTTTAAGAATTGGAGAACAAATGTGCACTATTCAAAAATATAAATGCAAAAAAATGCGGCAAAGTTTTTTTTATACTGATTTTATCCTCACTTGTTTATCCTAATTCTAATATTACATTACCGGTTGTTGATTGTATTGAAAATTTATATCAAATTTTATGGTGCAGGGCTCCACAAAATACGATTTGACTTAAAAAATCAACACAACATCGAAATCTCACATCAAAGCATAGAAAAACATATTATTAAACTCAAATTATCAATTTAACTATCCAAATTGGACTTATTCCGGTTATTACCTATTCGACAGTCTTTGGGTCAAAATTAATGGAATTTGGATATTATATTTTTAGCATTATTCGACGTTAAACTGAATACTTTAGTTTCAGTCAAATTAGTCGAATCAGAAGATTCCAAGACCATTTATCAATTCTTAAACGAATCACTAAGAAATCAAAAGAAAATATCAAT
This window of the Methanobrevibacter sp. V74 genome carries:
- a CDS encoding transposase — translated: MDFISFSDALRKYLKIKKAPDYSTIQKFFKRMPTNMFERITEQIIQHLEIKPTTLALDGTGFTNDYTDKYYAQIRGKKRKSYTKCHIAIEVDTRIILYSQALKGPKHDTKFEIASIRSLKKYNIKYIIADKAYDDNKIRECINEEIKASDQIPLKSNFKHGWYIRLSIKTFDKKIYSGRNNVESVFSVIKRKFSGTNKSKKTRQQNKETRLKTAVYNIDRVVKILN